A genome region from Alistipes dispar includes the following:
- a CDS encoding adenosylcobalamin-dependent ribonucleoside-diphosphate reductase: MSKNTQEKAPSKVEYNDAVAESKRYFDGDELAATVWVSKYALKDSFGNIYEKSPREMHERIAAEIERIERKYPSPMSKEEAFALLDHFRYVIPQGGPMTGIGNNFQVASLSNCFVIGHKHPADSYGGIFRMDEEQVQLMKRRGGVGHDLSHIRPTGSPVLNSALTSTGIVPFMERYSNSTREVAQDGRRGALMLSLSIKHPDAERFIDAKVDTGKVTGANVSIKIDDEFMRAALSGKKYHQQFPIGADHPKYAQDIDAKKLWEKIIHNAWKSAEPGVLFWDTILRESVPDCYADEGFRTVSTNPCGEIPLCPYDSCRLLALNLFSYVNNPFRADAKFDFDLFRDHVGKAMHMMDDIIDLELEKVEQIIGKIAADPEDEDVRSVELELWKKIRTMAQKGRRTGLGITAEGDMLAALGLRYGTQEAIDFAVEVQKTLAVEAYRASVKMAAERGAFPIYDAAKEAANPMIARIREADPALYEEMCRVGRRNIAMLTIAPTGTTSLMSQTTSGIEPVFRTVYKRRRKINPSDHDTHVDFEDETGEKFQEYNVYHHNFVKWLEANGYDTSKLATISDAELDGWVKASPYYKATANDIDWVAKVKMQGAIQKWVDHSISVTVNLPNNVSEALVADVYRTAWECGCKGVTVYRDGCRDGVLLEKSSKKRKCEEHPGQVPKRPKSIPADIVRFKNGSEDWIAFVGLQEGRPYEVFTGKIEEDAMYIPRKITKGFIIKVREEDGTKRYDFQYTDRYGYTNTIGGISRLFNEEFWNYAKLISGVLRYGMPIEKTVSLIESLHLDSESINTWKTGVCRALKQYIVDGTQAKGKCPSCGQENMAYQNGCLTCMSCGYSKCG; the protein is encoded by the coding sequence ATGTCAAAAAACACCCAGGAAAAGGCACCGAGCAAGGTCGAGTACAACGATGCGGTCGCCGAATCGAAGAGGTATTTCGACGGGGACGAACTGGCCGCTACGGTGTGGGTCAGCAAGTACGCCCTGAAGGACTCTTTCGGCAATATCTACGAGAAGTCGCCCCGGGAGATGCACGAGCGCATCGCCGCCGAGATCGAGCGTATCGAGCGCAAGTATCCCTCCCCGATGTCGAAGGAGGAGGCGTTCGCCCTGCTCGACCATTTCCGCTACGTCATTCCGCAGGGCGGCCCGATGACGGGCATCGGCAACAATTTCCAGGTGGCCTCGCTCTCGAACTGCTTCGTCATCGGCCACAAGCATCCGGCAGACTCGTACGGCGGCATTTTCCGCATGGACGAGGAGCAGGTGCAGTTGATGAAACGGCGCGGCGGCGTGGGACACGACCTCTCGCACATCCGTCCCACGGGCAGTCCGGTGCTCAACTCGGCGCTCACCTCGACCGGCATCGTGCCCTTCATGGAGCGGTATTCGAACTCGACGCGCGAGGTGGCGCAGGACGGCCGCCGCGGCGCGCTGATGCTCTCGCTCTCGATCAAGCACCCCGACGCCGAGCGGTTCATCGACGCCAAGGTGGACACGGGCAAGGTGACGGGCGCCAACGTCTCGATCAAGATCGACGACGAATTCATGCGTGCGGCGCTGTCCGGCAAGAAATACCACCAGCAGTTCCCGATCGGCGCGGACCATCCGAAATACGCGCAGGACATCGACGCGAAGAAACTCTGGGAGAAGATCATCCACAACGCCTGGAAGTCGGCCGAGCCGGGCGTGCTGTTCTGGGACACGATCCTGCGCGAGAGCGTGCCCGACTGCTATGCCGACGAGGGCTTCCGCACGGTTTCGACCAACCCCTGCGGCGAGATTCCGCTCTGTCCCTACGATTCGTGCCGCCTGCTGGCGCTCAATCTGTTCAGCTACGTGAACAACCCCTTCCGGGCCGATGCGAAGTTCGACTTCGACCTGTTCCGCGACCACGTGGGTAAGGCGATGCACATGATGGACGACATTATCGACCTGGAGCTGGAGAAGGTCGAGCAGATCATCGGCAAGATCGCCGCCGATCCCGAGGACGAGGACGTGCGCAGCGTGGAGCTGGAGCTGTGGAAGAAGATCCGCACGATGGCGCAGAAGGGCCGCCGCACGGGGCTCGGCATCACGGCCGAAGGCGACATGCTCGCCGCGCTGGGGCTGCGTTACGGTACGCAGGAGGCGATCGACTTCGCCGTCGAGGTGCAGAAGACGCTGGCCGTGGAGGCTTACCGGGCCTCGGTGAAGATGGCCGCCGAACGCGGGGCGTTCCCGATCTACGACGCGGCGAAGGAGGCCGCGAATCCGATGATCGCCCGCATCCGCGAGGCCGATCCGGCGCTCTACGAGGAGATGTGCCGGGTGGGACGCCGCAATATCGCCATGCTGACGATCGCTCCGACGGGTACGACGTCGCTCATGTCGCAGACCACGTCGGGCATCGAGCCGGTCTTCCGCACGGTCTATAAGCGCCGCCGCAAGATCAACCCCTCGGACCACGACACGCATGTGGACTTCGAGGACGAAACGGGCGAGAAGTTCCAGGAGTACAACGTTTACCACCACAATTTCGTCAAATGGCTGGAGGCGAACGGCTACGACACGTCGAAGCTGGCGACGATCTCCGACGCCGAGCTGGACGGATGGGTCAAGGCGTCGCCCTACTACAAGGCCACGGCCAACGACATCGACTGGGTAGCCAAGGTCAAGATGCAGGGGGCGATCCAGAAGTGGGTCGATCATTCGATTTCGGTGACGGTGAACCTGCCGAACAACGTCTCGGAGGCGCTCGTGGCCGACGTCTATCGTACGGCGTGGGAGTGCGGCTGCAAGGGCGTCACGGTCTATCGCGACGGCTGCCGCGACGGCGTGCTGCTGGAGAAGAGCTCCAAAAAGAGGAAGTGCGAGGAGCATCCCGGACAGGTTCCGAAGCGTCCGAAGTCGATTCCCGCCGACATCGTGCGTTTCAAGAACGGTTCGGAGGACTGGATCGCCTTCGTCGGCCTGCAGGAGGGACGGCCTTACGAGGTCTTCACCGGCAAGATCGAGGAGGACGCCATGTATATTCCGCGCAAGATCACCAAGGGATTCATCATCAAGGTCCGCGAGGAGGACGGCACGAAGCGCTACGATTTCCAGTACACGGACCGCTACGGCTATACGAACACCATCGGCGGCATCTCGCGCCTGTTCAACGAGGAGTTCTGGAACTACGCGAAGCTCATCTCGGGCGTGCTGCGCTACGGAATGCCGATCGAGAAGACCGTGTCGCTCATCGAGTCGCTGCATCTGGACAGCGAGTCGATCAACACGTGGAAGACGGGTGTCTGCCGGGCGCTGAAACAGTATATCGTCGATGGCACGCAGGCCAAGGGCAAGTGTCCGAGCTGCGGCCAGGAGAACATGGCCTACCAGAACGGCTGCCTTACGTGCATGTCGTGCGGCTATTCCAAGTGCGGATGA
- a CDS encoding RidA family protein, producing the protein MKKIIASPGAPKAVGPYSQAVEAGGTLYVSGQLPIDASTGRMAEGIEAQTRQSLVNLGHILREAGYGYGDVAKTTVLLQSIGDFAAMNAVYAEFFTADMPARMCYEVAALPMGALVEIDAVAVK; encoded by the coding sequence ATGAAAAAGATCATCGCATCGCCCGGGGCTCCGAAGGCCGTGGGACCTTATTCGCAGGCCGTGGAGGCCGGCGGAACGCTGTATGTTTCGGGGCAGTTGCCCATCGACGCCTCGACGGGTCGGATGGCCGAGGGCATCGAGGCCCAGACGCGTCAGTCGCTGGTGAATCTGGGGCATATCCTCCGCGAGGCGGGATACGGTTACGGCGATGTGGCGAAAACCACCGTGCTGTTGCAGTCGATCGGCGATTTCGCGGCCATGAACGCCGTCTATGCGGAGTTCTTCACCGCCGACATGCCGGCCCGCATGTGCTACGAGGTGGCTGCGCTGCCGATGGGGGCGCTGGTCGAAATCGACGCCGTCGCGGTGAAGTGA
- a CDS encoding META domain-containing protein, which produces MRMIPKIAAVAAAAILAASCCPCRSYQKKTRRPLVGTEWQLVHLGGRSVQPQADRFHITFQSEEGRITGVGACNRVFGPFEEGEKRALRIGPLASTMMACPDMKTEREFTEALEATTHYDMDGPMLLLLSNGELRAVFQAKPETER; this is translated from the coding sequence ATGAGAATGATCCCGAAGATCGCGGCCGTCGCGGCCGCAGCGATACTCGCCGCATCCTGCTGCCCCTGCCGGTCCTACCAGAAAAAGACCCGCCGGCCCCTCGTGGGAACCGAGTGGCAGCTCGTCCATCTCGGCGGACGGAGCGTACAGCCACAGGCGGACCGGTTCCACATCACCTTCCAGAGCGAAGAGGGCCGCATAACGGGCGTCGGAGCCTGCAACCGGGTGTTCGGCCCCTTCGAAGAGGGCGAGAAGCGCGCCCTCCGGATCGGCCCGCTGGCCTCCACGATGATGGCCTGCCCGGACATGAAGACCGAACGCGAATTCACCGAAGCGCTCGAAGCCACGACCCACTACGACATGGACGGTCCGATGCTCCTGCTGCTCTCGAACGGCGAACTGCGGGCCGTGTTCCAGGCCAAACCGGAGACGGAACGATAG
- a CDS encoding malate dehydrogenase produces MNFVTTEKLTIVGAAGMIGSNMAQTALMMRLTPNICLYDPFGPALEGVAEELYHCGFEGVNITWTTDVGEALRGASYVVSSGGAARKAGMTREDLLKGNTEIAAEFGKNLRTYCPDVKHVVVIFNPADITGLVTLIYSGLKPSQVSTLAALDSTRLRSELARYFGISPDEVKNCRTYGGHGEQMAVFASTTLVDGKPLSELIGTKMPVEDWHALQQRVIQGGKHIIDLRGRSSFQSPAYVSICMIAAAMGGKPFEYPAGVYVHNGEFDHILMAMETEITKDGVTCKDVQGTPEEHKTLRESYEHLCKLRDEVISMGIIPPVSEWGGLNPNLK; encoded by the coding sequence ATGAATTTCGTAACAACTGAAAAGCTTACCATTGTGGGTGCGGCCGGCATGATCGGCTCGAACATGGCCCAGACGGCGCTGATGATGCGCCTGACGCCCAACATCTGCCTTTACGACCCGTTCGGTCCGGCGCTCGAAGGCGTGGCCGAAGAGTTGTACCACTGCGGTTTCGAAGGGGTGAACATCACGTGGACCACCGACGTCGGGGAGGCGCTGAGGGGCGCTTCGTACGTCGTATCGTCGGGCGGCGCCGCCCGCAAGGCCGGCATGACGCGCGAGGACCTGCTCAAAGGCAACACCGAGATCGCCGCGGAGTTCGGCAAGAACCTCCGGACCTATTGTCCCGACGTGAAGCACGTGGTGGTGATCTTCAACCCGGCCGACATCACGGGGCTGGTGACGCTGATCTATTCGGGGCTGAAACCCTCGCAGGTCTCGACCCTCGCGGCCCTCGACTCCACGCGTCTGCGTTCGGAGCTGGCCAGATATTTCGGAATTTCGCCCGACGAGGTGAAGAACTGCCGCACCTACGGCGGCCACGGGGAGCAGATGGCCGTCTTCGCTTCGACGACGCTCGTGGACGGCAAGCCCCTCTCGGAACTGATCGGTACGAAGATGCCCGTCGAGGACTGGCATGCGCTGCAACAGCGGGTCATCCAGGGCGGCAAGCACATCATCGACCTGCGCGGCCGTTCGTCGTTCCAGAGCCCGGCTTACGTGTCGATCTGCATGATCGCTGCGGCCATGGGCGGCAAGCCGTTCGAGTACCCCGCCGGCGTGTATGTGCATAACGGCGAGTTCGACCATATCCTGATGGCGATGGAGACCGAGATCACGAAGGACGGCGTGACCTGCAAGGACGTGCAGGGAACCCCCGAGGAGCACAAGACGCTCCGGGAGAGCTACGAGCACCTCTGCAAGCTGCGCGACGAGGTGATCTCGATGGGCATTATCCCGCCCGTTTCGGAGTGGGGCGGGCTCAATCCGAACCTGAAGTAG
- the recR gene encoding recombination mediator RecR, with product MSRLLQDVVGELSKLPGVGRRTALRLAIHILRMERESVADMTRSIDRFRNEVRYCSQCNNLSDEEVCPICADRERDHSTICVVEQVADVLSIENTHQYRGLYHVLGGVISPMQGISPSDLKIDLLCERIARGGVREVIIAISTSVEGETTLFYLMNRLRQFPGLKITSIARGIGFGDELEYVDELTITHALLNRREIE from the coding sequence ATGTCGAGGCTTTTGCAGGACGTTGTCGGGGAGTTGTCGAAACTTCCGGGCGTGGGACGCCGCACGGCGCTCCGGCTGGCCATCCACATCCTGCGCATGGAGCGGGAGTCGGTGGCCGACATGACGCGCAGCATCGACCGGTTCCGCAACGAGGTCCGGTATTGCTCGCAGTGCAACAACCTCTCCGACGAGGAGGTATGCCCGATCTGCGCCGACCGGGAGCGGGACCACTCGACGATCTGCGTCGTGGAGCAGGTGGCCGACGTGCTTTCGATCGAGAACACGCACCAGTACAGGGGGCTGTATCATGTGCTGGGTGGCGTCATTTCGCCCATGCAGGGCATTTCGCCCTCGGACCTGAAGATCGACCTGCTGTGCGAGCGCATCGCGCGGGGCGGCGTCCGGGAGGTCATCATCGCCATTTCGACCTCGGTCGAGGGCGAAACGACGCTGTTCTACCTGATGAACCGCCTCAGGCAGTTCCCCGGATTGAAAATCACCTCCATCGCCCGGGGGATCGGATTCGGCGACGAGCTGGAGTACGTCGATGAGCTGACGATCACCCACGCGCTGCTGAACCGGCGGGAGATAGAATGA
- a CDS encoding tetratricopeptide repeat protein, whose protein sequence is MKRLIITLVLLFGLSALSAQEGAAPAGEPRTDSVAASGDAATAAGERADDSGAESSAGSLWDRANTAYINGDYHAALEMYERILAGGMGSAKLYYNLANACFKEGQTGRAILFYHRALRLAPGSDDIRYNLSVAEARTKDRIEEIPAFFLTEWARAVRRTMSCTAWSVLSLAALAFALGLFLLYLLAPRLSLRKAGFYGTAVAAALFVLTTWFAAGERREMLDDSQAVVMAASTAVKSSPDKSATDLFVLHEGTLVKISDRLEGWCEITIADGKKGWLECRTIERI, encoded by the coding sequence ATGAAGCGATTGATAATCACTCTTGTCCTGCTGTTCGGCCTCTCGGCCCTGTCCGCGCAGGAGGGGGCCGCACCGGCCGGGGAGCCGCGGACGGATTCCGTCGCGGCGTCCGGCGATGCGGCGACGGCCGCCGGGGAACGGGCGGACGACTCCGGGGCCGAATCCTCCGCCGGGTCGCTCTGGGACCGGGCCAATACGGCCTATATCAACGGCGATTACCACGCCGCGCTGGAGATGTACGAGCGGATCCTCGCCGGCGGGATGGGGTCGGCGAAACTCTACTACAACCTGGCCAACGCCTGCTTCAAAGAGGGCCAGACCGGTCGTGCGATTCTCTTTTACCACCGCGCCCTGCGGCTGGCTCCCGGCAGCGACGACATCCGTTACAACCTCTCGGTGGCCGAGGCCCGGACGAAGGACCGCATCGAGGAGATTCCCGCGTTTTTCCTCACGGAGTGGGCGCGCGCCGTGCGCCGCACGATGAGCTGCACGGCCTGGAGCGTGCTGTCGCTCGCCGCGCTGGCCTTCGCGCTGGGGCTGTTTCTCCTCTACCTGCTCGCGCCGCGCCTGTCGCTGCGCAAGGCGGGGTTCTACGGCACGGCGGTCGCTGCGGCGCTGTTCGTCCTGACGACGTGGTTCGCCGCGGGCGAACGCCGCGAGATGCTCGACGACTCGCAGGCCGTGGTGATGGCCGCCTCGACGGCCGTGAAGAGTTCGCCCGACAAGTCGGCGACGGACCTCTTCGTGCTGCACGAAGGGACGCTCGTGAAGATTTCCGACCGGCTCGAGGGGTGGTGCGAAATCACCATCGCCGACGGCAAGAAGGGGTGGCTGGAGTGTAGGACGATCGAGAGGATCTGA
- a CDS encoding BatD family protein, which produces MKGFIARITGTALLLLSAFRAFAAGEVTFEASSPLTVAVGEAFRVEFALNADPDEGSFQAPSFEGFDVIAGPAESRGHSVQIVGNSMTKSINYTITYVLLPQSAGNVTIGPARIDVEGKTYRTEPLPIEIVNEGDASRAQQRPQRGGPGGPDGGGQRDVQQQIGKDDILLRAVVSKSSVYKNEPLHVAFKLYTRVPYVNIVPESAPSFNGFWSQDLSAPGSARIGRESYNGKVYETRVLFDYLLYPQQVGTLSIDPVEMTVVAQVMVQSRHVDPFFGGGHEVFNVPRKVKSQRAAIEVRPLPEGAPSSFSGAVGSFRMDTDLPSDRFAANSGATCTVKISGTGNLTFVQAPKLALPASFEQYNVKTTESINTSASGISGYRQFEYPFIARAEGTYEVDPIEFTYFDLERRQYVTLQSKPMTLEVTPDVRGGGGDAVVMQGRGMSKEEVKMLGQDIRFIKLGAPQLRATGAPFLFGAAYWGVLCAVLALFAAIYVALRRQIRESQNAALVRGKRANKVAVQRFRAARRYMEEQNRHAFYEEMLRALWGYMSDKFNIPVANLTKENVREELHKRGVSAEESQRFTAIITQCDEAQYSPAASAQMSDVYSEGVDLISRIEAVIKR; this is translated from the coding sequence ATGAAAGGTTTTATTGCGAGAATAACGGGAACGGCGCTTCTCCTGCTGTCGGCTTTCCGGGCGTTCGCCGCCGGGGAGGTCACCTTCGAGGCCAGTTCGCCGCTGACGGTGGCCGTCGGCGAGGCGTTCCGCGTGGAGTTCGCGCTCAACGCCGATCCCGACGAAGGGAGTTTCCAGGCTCCGTCGTTCGAGGGGTTCGACGTGATCGCCGGTCCGGCGGAGTCGCGCGGGCATTCGGTGCAGATCGTGGGCAACTCGATGACCAAGAGCATCAACTACACGATCACCTATGTCCTGCTGCCGCAGAGCGCGGGCAACGTCACGATCGGCCCGGCACGGATCGACGTGGAGGGCAAGACCTACCGCACCGAGCCGCTGCCGATCGAGATCGTGAACGAGGGCGACGCCTCGCGGGCGCAGCAGCGTCCGCAGAGGGGCGGACCCGGCGGACCCGACGGCGGCGGACAGCGCGACGTGCAGCAGCAGATCGGCAAGGACGACATCCTGCTGCGGGCCGTCGTGTCGAAGTCGTCGGTCTATAAGAACGAGCCGCTGCACGTGGCCTTCAAGCTCTACACGCGCGTTCCCTATGTGAACATCGTCCCCGAATCGGCCCCCTCGTTCAACGGCTTCTGGTCGCAGGACCTTTCGGCCCCGGGATCGGCCCGCATCGGCCGGGAGAGCTACAACGGCAAGGTGTACGAGACGCGGGTGCTGTTCGACTACCTGCTCTATCCGCAGCAGGTGGGCACGCTCTCGATCGACCCGGTGGAGATGACCGTCGTGGCGCAGGTGATGGTGCAGAGCCGCCACGTGGACCCCTTCTTCGGAGGCGGTCACGAGGTTTTCAACGTTCCGCGCAAGGTGAAGAGCCAGCGGGCGGCGATCGAGGTCCGGCCGCTGCCCGAGGGTGCGCCCTCGAGCTTCAGCGGAGCCGTCGGGTCGTTCCGCATGGATACCGACCTGCCGTCGGACCGCTTCGCGGCCAACTCGGGCGCGACGTGCACGGTGAAGATTTCCGGTACGGGTAACCTGACCTTCGTGCAGGCGCCCAAACTGGCGCTGCCCGCGTCGTTCGAACAGTACAACGTCAAGACGACCGAGTCGATCAACACCTCGGCCTCGGGCATCTCGGGATACCGGCAGTTCGAGTACCCCTTCATCGCTCGCGCCGAGGGAACCTATGAGGTCGATCCGATCGAGTTCACCTATTTCGACCTCGAACGCAGACAGTACGTCACCTTGCAGTCGAAGCCCATGACGCTCGAGGTCACGCCCGACGTCCGCGGAGGCGGAGGCGACGCGGTGGTGATGCAGGGCCGCGGCATGTCGAAGGAGGAGGTGAAGATGCTCGGGCAGGACATCCGCTTCATCAAGCTGGGGGCTCCGCAGTTGCGTGCGACGGGCGCTCCGTTCCTCTTCGGGGCGGCCTACTGGGGCGTGCTGTGCGCCGTGCTGGCGCTGTTCGCCGCGATCTACGTCGCGCTGCGCCGGCAGATCCGCGAGTCGCAGAACGCCGCGTTGGTCCGCGGCAAGCGGGCCAACAAGGTCGCCGTGCAGCGTTTCCGCGCCGCTCGTCGCTACATGGAGGAACAGAACCGCCACGCCTTCTACGAGGAGATGCTCCGCGCGTTGTGGGGCTACATGAGCGACAAGTTCAACATTCCGGTGGCCAACCTCACGAAGGAGAACGTCCGCGAGGAGCTGCACAAGCGGGGCGTGTCGGCCGAGGAGTCGCAGCGCTTCACGGCCATCATCACGCAGTGCGACGAGGCGCAGTATTCGCCCGCGGCGTCGGCGCAGATGAGCGACGTCTATTCGGAGGGCGTGGACCTGATCTCCCGCATCGAGGCGGTCATAAAACGATAG
- a CDS encoding fumarate hydratase, whose amino-acid sequence MAEFIYQEPFPVGEDKTEYRLLTKDYVKVVECDGRKILKVDPAGLELLSKAAYSDVSFYLRAAHLQKLRDILNDAEATDNDKFVAYTMLLNQCVAAEGELPTCQDTGTAICIGHKGEDVWTGADDAECIARGVYETYKERNLRYSQVVPFTMTDEKNSGTNLPAQIDIYGGKPGMEYEFLFITKGGGSANKTFLYQQTKALLNEESLTNFIRQHIFDLGTSACPPYHLALCIGGTSAEMCLSTVKKASAGYLDELPTSGNEGGRCFRDLEWEEKVLKICRESGVGAQFGGKYLVHDVRVIRAPRHAASCPVAIGVSCSADRNIRAKITPEGIFLEKLEKNPARFLPAEAPAMSPAVDIDLDEGMDKVRAILTKYPIKTRLNLRGTLIVARDIAHARIKQMLDEGKPMPEYFRKHPVYYAGPAKTPQGMASGSFGPTTAGRMDPYVDLFQKHGGSMVMVAKGNRSQAVTDACKANGGFYLGSIGGPAAILAKNSIKSVEVVDFPELGMEAVRKIYVENFPAFIIVDDKGNDFFADFKH is encoded by the coding sequence ATGGCTGAGTTCATCTACCAGGAGCCGTTCCCCGTCGGGGAGGACAAAACCGAGTACCGTCTTTTGACGAAGGATTACGTGAAGGTCGTCGAGTGCGACGGGCGTAAAATCTTGAAAGTGGACCCCGCGGGCCTCGAGCTGCTGTCGAAGGCGGCCTATTCGGACGTGTCGTTCTATCTGCGTGCGGCGCATCTGCAAAAGCTGCGCGACATCCTCAACGATGCGGAGGCCACCGACAACGACAAGTTCGTGGCCTACACGATGTTGCTCAACCAGTGCGTGGCCGCCGAGGGCGAGCTGCCGACCTGCCAGGACACCGGCACGGCCATCTGCATCGGGCACAAGGGCGAGGACGTCTGGACGGGAGCCGACGACGCCGAGTGCATCGCCAGGGGAGTTTACGAGACCTACAAGGAGCGCAACCTCCGCTATTCGCAGGTCGTGCCCTTCACGATGACCGACGAGAAGAACTCGGGCACGAACCTTCCGGCGCAGATCGACATCTACGGCGGCAAGCCCGGCATGGAGTACGAGTTCCTCTTCATCACCAAGGGCGGCGGCTCGGCCAACAAGACCTTCCTCTACCAGCAGACCAAGGCGCTGCTGAACGAGGAGTCGCTCACGAATTTCATCCGACAGCATATCTTCGACCTCGGCACGTCGGCCTGCCCGCCGTACCACCTGGCCCTCTGCATCGGCGGCACGTCGGCCGAGATGTGCCTCTCGACGGTGAAGAAGGCTTCGGCCGGCTACCTCGACGAGCTTCCCACTTCGGGCAACGAGGGCGGCCGCTGCTTCCGCGATCTGGAATGGGAGGAGAAGGTGCTGAAAATCTGCCGCGAGAGCGGCGTCGGCGCCCAGTTCGGCGGCAAGTATCTCGTGCACGACGTGCGCGTGATCCGCGCTCCGCGCCATGCGGCCTCGTGCCCCGTGGCCATCGGCGTAAGCTGCTCGGCGGACCGCAACATCAGGGCGAAGATCACCCCCGAGGGCATCTTCCTCGAGAAGCTGGAGAAGAACCCCGCGCGGTTCCTGCCTGCGGAGGCGCCGGCCATGTCGCCCGCCGTGGACATCGACCTTGACGAGGGCATGGACAAGGTGCGCGCCATCCTGACGAAATACCCGATCAAGACGCGCCTGAACCTCCGCGGCACGCTCATCGTGGCCCGCGACATCGCCCATGCCCGCATCAAGCAGATGCTCGACGAGGGCAAGCCCATGCCCGAATACTTCAGAAAGCACCCGGTGTATTACGCCGGTCCGGCCAAGACGCCGCAGGGCATGGCTTCGGGTTCGTTCGGCCCGACGACGGCCGGACGTATGGACCCCTACGTGGACCTGTTCCAGAAGCACGGCGGTTCGATGGTGATGGTGGCCAAGGGCAACCGCTCGCAGGCCGTGACGGACGCCTGCAAGGCCAACGGCGGTTTCTACCTCGGTTCGATCGGCGGCCCGGCGGCCATTCTGGCCAAGAACTCCATCAAGTCGGTCGAGGTCGTGGACTTCCCCGAGCTGGGCATGGAGGCCGTGCGCAAGATCTACGTCGAGAACTTCCCCGCCTTCATCATCGTCGATGACAAGGGGAACGACTTTTTCGCCGATTTCAAACATTAA
- a CDS encoding DUF4221 family protein has product MKYLFLTIPILLLTACRSDRSAYPIEGDRDILFTEIVLDTIPVRLENTSYSGHSGVDDGRIYFLDQFFSYLYLIAPDGTPISRSMGMGRGPNEIPLKQTSAATVRDRELLILGSSYDYYISEDFGTPQRKEIRVSPEDSSLEDARAYTSFSEILRSGNGKFYYNIYSESPYANPVEHSADYFRNAHILMEIDSETGTARPIGRFSDYYTENHSRLKHLFGTVYDLTENGDFVVSHQADSMIYVSDRDFRPVRAFGFQGTGMNTDYAQAAPGWDGFNDAYLEDTTHKGYYYWLEYVDETDTTFRSYQKGSHTDRDGLQIYRGSTLIADVEVPKGFCVAGYIAPYYFSRMNCDIDNKTIHFYRFKLTQP; this is encoded by the coding sequence ATGAAGTACCTCTTCTTAACAATTCCCATACTACTTTTGACGGCATGCCGATCCGACCGATCGGCCTATCCGATCGAGGGCGACAGAGACATCCTGTTTACCGAAATCGTCCTGGACACGATTCCCGTCCGGCTCGAAAACACCTCGTACAGCGGTCATTCGGGCGTCGATGACGGACGCATCTACTTTCTGGATCAATTTTTCAGCTATCTGTATCTGATCGCCCCGGACGGAACCCCGATCAGCCGGAGCATGGGAATGGGACGGGGGCCCAACGAAATTCCGCTGAAACAAACTTCAGCAGCCACCGTCAGAGACCGGGAACTGCTGATTCTGGGAAGCTCCTACGATTACTACATCAGCGAAGATTTCGGTACCCCGCAGCGAAAGGAGATACGAGTTTCTCCCGAAGACTCCTCTCTGGAAGATGCCCGCGCCTACACTTCCTTCTCCGAGATTCTGCGATCGGGCAACGGCAAATTCTATTACAACATCTACTCCGAATCGCCCTATGCGAACCCCGTCGAACACAGCGCCGACTACTTCCGCAACGCCCATATTCTGATGGAAATCGACTCAGAAACGGGCACAGCCCGCCCGATCGGCAGATTTTCGGACTACTATACGGAGAACCATTCGCGTCTGAAGCACCTGTTCGGAACCGTATACGACCTGACCGAGAACGGCGACTTCGTCGTATCCCACCAAGCCGATTCGATGATCTACGTATCGGACCGGGATTTCAGACCGGTCCGGGCATTCGGATTCCAGGGAACGGGGATGAATACGGATTACGCGCAAGCGGCTCCCGGCTGGGACGGCTTCAACGACGCCTACCTCGAAGATACCACCCATAAGGGCTACTATTACTGGCTGGAATACGTAGACGAGACCGATACGACATTCCGCAGCTACCAGAAGGGGAGCCATACGGACAGGGACGGGTTGCAGATCTACCGAGGCAGTACGCTCATCGCGGATGTAGAGGTCCCCAAAGGATTTTGCGTCGCCGGATACATCGCGCCCTACTATTTTTCCCGCATGAATTGCGATATAGATAACAAAACGATACATTTTTATCGCTTCAAATTAACACAACCATAG